The following are encoded together in the Leeia aquatica genome:
- the trmD gene encoding tRNA (guanosine(37)-N1)-methyltransferase TrmD, which yields MRFDVVTLFPEMFKALTDVGVSARGFRIGACSLQCWNPRDYTSNAYRTVDDRPYGGGPGMVMLPEPLEKTLAAARAAQQAAGVAQPHVVYLSPQGRRLDHAAVQNLRQREGLILLAGRYEGVDERLIERQVDEELSIGDYVLSGGELPAMVLMDALIRLLPGVLNDAASAEEDSFVSGLLDCPHYTRPEVYEGMAVPGVLLSGHHKEINRWRLKQALGRTWLRRPDLLQQRPLSKEESRLLAAFQEETRQATRQDAGAPGCPPQEQDTKQQE from the coding sequence ATGCGCTTTGATGTGGTGACCTTGTTTCCGGAGATGTTCAAGGCGTTGACTGATGTGGGGGTCAGCGCACGAGGCTTCCGCATTGGGGCGTGCAGCCTACAATGCTGGAATCCACGGGATTACACCAGCAATGCCTACCGTACGGTGGATGATCGTCCGTACGGGGGCGGGCCGGGCATGGTGATGCTGCCGGAGCCACTGGAAAAAACGCTGGCTGCCGCGCGCGCTGCACAGCAGGCCGCTGGTGTGGCGCAGCCGCATGTGGTGTACCTGTCGCCGCAGGGGCGGCGGCTGGATCACGCTGCAGTACAGAATTTGCGCCAGCGTGAAGGTTTGATTTTGCTGGCCGGGCGTTATGAGGGTGTGGATGAGCGCCTGATCGAACGCCAGGTAGATGAAGAGCTGTCGATTGGCGATTATGTACTGTCTGGCGGTGAGCTGCCGGCGATGGTGCTGATGGACGCGCTGATCCGGCTGCTGCCGGGCGTGCTGAATGATGCCGCGTCGGCAGAAGAAGATTCGTTTGTTTCCGGCTTGCTGGATTGTCCGCATTACACGCGGCCGGAAGTGTATGAAGGTATGGCGGTGCCCGGCGTCTTGCTGTCCGGTCACCACAAAGAGATCAACCGCTGGCGGTTGAAACAGGCGTTGGGGCGCACCTGGCTGCGAAGGCCGGATCTGCTGCAACAACGCCCGCTGTCGAAAGAGGAGTCTCGTCTGCTGGCTGCGTTTCAGGAGGAAACGCGGCAGGCCACTCGCCAAGATGCGGGTGCCCCGGGTTGTCCGCCGCAGGAACAAGACACCAAGCAACAGGAATAG
- the rimM gene encoding ribosome maturation factor RimM (Essential for efficient processing of 16S rRNA), translated as MQRADTPVAVPDADLVPMAKVGAPFGVLGWVHVYADTEYPDSLFDYEQWHLGNGKVWRPYQLETAKLHGKGLVAKFVGCDDRDQAALLRNLTVAVPRSELPVPEEDEYYWSDLVGMSVVNLRGEALGVVDHLLESAGNDLLVLQGEPQRLIPFVRQIVHAVSLADRQITVDWERDY; from the coding sequence TTGCAACGCGCTGACACGCCTGTCGCAGTACCCGACGCCGACCTCGTGCCCATGGCCAAGGTCGGCGCGCCTTTTGGGGTGCTTGGCTGGGTGCATGTCTATGCCGATACCGAATATCCGGACAGCCTGTTCGATTACGAGCAGTGGCATCTGGGTAACGGCAAGGTCTGGCGACCCTATCAGCTGGAAACCGCCAAGCTGCACGGCAAGGGGCTGGTTGCCAAGTTCGTGGGCTGTGATGACCGCGATCAGGCCGCCCTGTTGCGCAACCTGACGGTGGCTGTGCCTCGCAGCGAGCTGCCGGTGCCGGAAGAGGACGAGTATTACTGGTCTGATCTGGTTGGCATGTCGGTGGTGAACCTGCGTGGCGAGGCGCTGGGTGTGGTGGACCACTTGCTGGAGTCTGCCGGCAATGATTTGCTGGTGCTGCAAGGTGAGCCGCAGCGGCTGATTCCGTTTGTGCGGCAGATTGTGCATGCAGTCAGCTTGGCTGACCGGCAGATTACGGTGGACTGGGAGCGCGACTATTAA
- the ffh gene encoding signal recognition particle protein, whose product MLDNLTGRLSTIMKTLRGEARLTESNISDAMREVRMALLEADVALPVVKTFIAQVKERAMGQEVIGSLSPGQAVIGVVHQELTRLMGEANVDLNFASQPPAIVLMAGLQGAGKTTTVGKLAKYVREQHKKKVLVVSCDVYRPAAIEQLRLLAEQVGVEWFPSSDQDEPVAIARAALEHARRHLFDVLLVDTAGRLAIDEAMMQEIKALHAALNPIETLFVVDAMQGQDAVNTARAFSEALPLTGVVLTKLDGDARGGAALSVRQITGKPIKFVGVAEKVGGLEPFHPERMASRVLGMGDVLSLIEEAQKSVDQEEAKKMMAKVKSGKGFDLEDFKMQIVQMRKMGGISGLMDKLPAQLTGQLGGQLPAGADEKAINRIEGIINSMTRQERSKPELIKASRKRRIAAGAGVSVQEVNRLLNQFETTQKMMKQFSKGGIGKLMRGMKGMFPGMR is encoded by the coding sequence ATGCTTGATAATCTGACCGGTCGTTTGTCGACCATCATGAAAACGCTGCGCGGTGAAGCGCGGCTGACTGAATCCAATATCAGCGATGCGATGCGTGAAGTGCGCATGGCACTGCTGGAGGCCGATGTGGCCTTGCCGGTGGTGAAGACCTTCATCGCCCAGGTCAAGGAAAGGGCCATGGGGCAGGAGGTGATTGGCAGCCTGAGCCCGGGCCAGGCCGTGATCGGTGTGGTCCATCAGGAGCTGACGCGGCTGATGGGTGAGGCCAATGTCGACCTCAACTTTGCCTCACAACCCCCGGCCATCGTATTGATGGCTGGTCTGCAGGGGGCGGGCAAGACCACCACCGTGGGCAAGCTGGCCAAGTACGTGCGCGAGCAGCACAAGAAAAAAGTGCTGGTGGTCAGCTGTGACGTGTACCGCCCGGCGGCCATTGAGCAGCTACGCCTGCTGGCCGAGCAGGTGGGGGTGGAGTGGTTCCCTTCGTCTGACCAGGATGAGCCAGTGGCCATTGCCCGTGCTGCACTGGAGCATGCCCGCCGCCATCTGTTTGATGTGTTGCTGGTGGATACGGCAGGTCGCCTGGCCATTGACGAGGCCATGATGCAGGAAATCAAGGCGCTGCACGCCGCCTTGAATCCGATCGAGACCCTGTTTGTGGTGGATGCCATGCAGGGGCAGGATGCGGTCAATACTGCCCGCGCCTTCAGTGAGGCGCTGCCGCTGACCGGCGTGGTGCTGACCAAGCTGGATGGTGATGCTCGTGGTGGTGCAGCCTTGTCCGTGCGGCAGATTACCGGCAAGCCGATCAAGTTTGTCGGCGTGGCTGAAAAAGTGGGCGGGCTGGAGCCTTTCCATCCGGAGCGGATGGCGTCCCGTGTGCTCGGCATGGGCGATGTGCTGAGCCTGATCGAAGAGGCGCAGAAGTCGGTCGATCAGGAAGAGGCCAAGAAGATGATGGCCAAGGTCAAGTCCGGCAAGGGCTTTGACCTGGAAGACTTCAAGATGCAGATCGTGCAGATGCGCAAGATGGGCGGCATCAGCGGGCTGATGGACAAACTGCCCGCGCAGTTGACGGGGCAGCTGGGCGGGCAGCTGCCAGCCGGCGCGGACGAGAAGGCCATCAACCGCATTGAAGGCATCATCAATTCGATGACACGGCAAGAGCGCAGCAAGCCCGAGCTGATCAAGGCTTCGCGCAAGCGCCGCATCGCGGCGGGGGCGGGTGTGTCGGTGCAGGAGGTCAACCGCCTGCTGAACCAGTTTGAAACCACACAAAAAATGATGAAGCAATTCAGCAAGGGCGGTATCGGCAAGCTGATGCGCGGCATGAAGGGCATGTTCCCCGGCATGCGCTGA
- a CDS encoding ABC transporter substrate-binding protein, with product MMKLRTVKVAAVVALALSAMGAQAAKTLVYCSEGSPEGFDSARYTAGTTFDASSHTVGNRLVEFERGTTKVVPALATSWEMSADGLTYTFKLRPGVKFHTTEYFKPTRDFNADDVVLTFERQLKKDHPYNKAVSPAPEYPYFGDMGLDTTIKSVEKVDPLTVRFVLNKPSATFLADIALPPTGTVISAEYVNKLLAEGKANELNNAPIGTGAFVFKRYEKDAQIRFAANPTYWGGKQAIDNLIFAITKDSAVRAQKLKANECQVAFAPKPQELSSLKGDPNIKMTNQAGLNVGYLAYNTRHKPFDNRDVRLALSMAINKQAILDAVYKSGDISIGNAAVNPIPPTMWSYNKGTKDYGYDTAKAKDMLAKAGFPNGFETTLWAMPVVRPYNPDAKKMAELIQADWEKIGVKAKIVTYEWGEYLKRTKAGEHDTMLLGWTGDNGDPDNFLYVLLSCDAVAGGNNRAGWCQNEFSDLVGRAKLTTNVKERTKYYMQAQDVFKREAPWQTIAHSVVYVPMRKNVQGFVQSPLGDMIFKGVSLK from the coding sequence ATGATGAAGCTTCGCACTGTGAAAGTAGCCGCTGTTGTCGCACTGGCGCTGAGCGCCATGGGCGCACAGGCAGCCAAGACCCTGGTGTACTGCTCCGAAGGCAGCCCGGAAGGTTTCGATTCGGCCCGTTATACCGCGGGTACCACCTTTGATGCCTCCTCCCACACCGTGGGTAACCGTCTGGTTGAGTTCGAACGCGGCACCACCAAAGTGGTTCCTGCACTGGCTACCAGCTGGGAAATGTCGGCAGACGGCCTGACCTATACCTTCAAGCTGCGTCCGGGTGTGAAATTCCACACCACCGAATACTTCAAGCCGACTCGTGATTTCAACGCCGACGACGTGGTGCTGACCTTCGAACGCCAGCTGAAGAAAGACCACCCGTACAACAAGGCAGTGAGCCCGGCTCCGGAATATCCGTACTTTGGCGACATGGGCCTCGACACCACCATCAAGTCGGTGGAAAAGGTTGATCCGCTGACCGTGCGCTTCGTGCTGAACAAGCCGTCTGCCACCTTCCTGGCCGACATCGCGCTGCCGCCGACCGGCACCGTGATCTCCGCCGAATACGTCAACAAGCTGCTGGCTGAAGGCAAGGCCAACGAACTGAACAACGCCCCGATCGGCACCGGTGCCTTTGTGTTCAAGCGCTACGAAAAGGATGCGCAGATTCGCTTTGCCGCCAACCCGACTTACTGGGGCGGCAAGCAAGCCATCGACAACCTGATTTTCGCCATCACCAAGGACTCCGCTGTCCGCGCCCAGAAGCTGAAGGCCAATGAGTGCCAGGTGGCCTTTGCCCCGAAGCCGCAAGAACTGAGCAGCCTGAAGGGTGATCCGAACATCAAGATGACCAACCAGGCTGGCCTGAACGTGGGTTACCTGGCTTACAACACCCGCCACAAGCCGTTCGACAACCGTGATGTGCGCCTGGCCCTGTCGATGGCCATCAACAAGCAAGCCATTCTGGATGCGGTGTACAAAAGTGGTGACATCAGCATCGGTAACGCTGCTGTGAATCCGATCCCGCCGACCATGTGGTCCTATAACAAGGGCACCAAAGACTACGGCTACGACACCGCCAAGGCCAAGGACATGCTGGCCAAGGCCGGTTTCCCGAATGGCTTTGAGACCACCCTGTGGGCCATGCCGGTGGTGCGTCCGTACAACCCGGATGCCAAGAAGATGGCCGAACTGATCCAGGCAGACTGGGAAAAGATCGGCGTCAAGGCCAAGATCGTGACCTACGAATGGGGCGAATACCTGAAGCGTACCAAGGCTGGTGAGCATGACACCATGCTGCTGGGCTGGACCGGTGACAATGGCGATCCGGACAACTTCCTGTACGTGTTGCTGTCCTGCGACGCCGTCGCGGGTGGCAATAACCGTGCTGGCTGGTGCCAGAACGAGTTCTCTGACCTGGTGGGCCGTGCCAAGCTGACCACCAATGTCAAGGAACGCACCAAGTACTACATGCAAGCTCAAGACGTATTCAAGCGTGAAGCACCGTGGCAAACCATCGCCCACTCTGTGGTGTATGTGCCGATGCGCAAGAACGTGCAAGGCTTCGTGCAAAGCCCGCTGGGTGACATGATCTTCAAGGGCGTTAGCCTGAAGTAA
- the rplS gene encoding 50S ribosomal protein L19, translated as MNLIQILEQEEIARLGKTIPAFAPGDTVVVQVKVKEGNRERLQAYEGVVIAKRNRGLNSSFIVRKISSGEGVERTFQLYSPQVAAIEVKRRGDVRRAKLYYLRERSGKSARIKEKLPARKVAAVAAPAAE; from the coding sequence ATGAACCTGATCCAGATTCTGGAACAAGAAGAAATCGCCCGCCTGGGCAAAACCATTCCGGCATTCGCCCCGGGCGACACCGTGGTGGTGCAAGTGAAGGTGAAGGAAGGTAACCGTGAACGTCTGCAGGCTTACGAAGGCGTGGTGATCGCCAAGCGTAACCGTGGTCTGAACAGCTCCTTCATCGTGCGCAAGATTTCTTCCGGCGAAGGCGTGGAACGTACTTTCCAGCTGTACTCGCCGCAAGTGGCTGCCATTGAAGTGAAGCGCCGTGGTGACGTGCGCCGCGCCAAGCTGTACTACCTGCGCGAGCGTTCCGGCAAGTCGGCCCGCATCAAGGAAAAGCTGCCGGCACGCAAGGTTGCTGCCGTGGCTGCCCCGGCTGCAGAGTAA
- the xerD gene encoding site-specific tyrosine recombinase XerD — MNPDKPASSVDADSQQWLARFLDAIWLEDGLSRQTIAAYQLDLQQLMVWLASQGLGLRQADASQLGTYLGERLQHSKASSVRRALSSIKRCYQYLLRESAVLQDPSVALEMKAAPRPLPSTLSEAEVVALLQAPDVATPLGLRDRAMLETLYATGLRVTELTELTLAQTELTAGFVRLFGKGNKERLVPLGDVALDWLQRYLRQARAELLQGRQSEALFVTRRGEAMTRQMFWQLIKRYLLVGGVVAAGSSRTISPHTLRHAFATHLLNHGADLRVVQLLLGHADISTTQIYTHVARARLKALHSEHHPRG; from the coding sequence ATGAATCCCGACAAGCCAGCCTCTTCGGTTGATGCCGACAGCCAGCAGTGGCTGGCGCGTTTTCTGGATGCCATCTGGCTGGAGGATGGTCTGTCACGGCAGACCATTGCGGCGTATCAGCTGGATCTGCAGCAACTGATGGTGTGGCTGGCGTCGCAAGGGCTAGGCTTGCGTCAGGCCGATGCCAGCCAGTTGGGGACGTACCTTGGTGAGCGCTTGCAGCACAGCAAGGCCAGCAGCGTGCGGCGTGCACTGTCGTCCATCAAGCGTTGCTATCAATATCTGCTGCGTGAGTCTGCCGTGCTGCAAGACCCGAGCGTGGCACTGGAGATGAAAGCCGCTCCGCGACCGTTGCCCAGCACCCTGTCTGAGGCGGAGGTCGTAGCCTTGCTGCAGGCCCCTGATGTGGCGACCCCGCTGGGGCTGCGCGACCGTGCAATGCTGGAGACCCTGTACGCAACGGGGCTGCGGGTCACCGAGTTGACCGAGTTGACGCTGGCCCAGACTGAGCTGACCGCGGGCTTTGTACGTTTGTTTGGCAAGGGCAACAAGGAGCGGCTGGTGCCGCTGGGGGATGTGGCGCTGGACTGGCTGCAGCGCTATTTGCGGCAAGCACGTGCTGAGCTGCTGCAAGGGCGCCAGAGTGAAGCCCTGTTTGTTACCCGCCGGGGCGAGGCGATGACACGGCAGATGTTCTGGCAGTTGATCAAGCGCTATCTGCTGGTGGGGGGCGTTGTCGCTGCGGGAAGTTCACGCACGATTTCCCCGCATACCCTGCGCCATGCGTTTGCCACTCACCTGCTCAACCATGGTGCCGACCTGCGCGTGGTGCAGCTGCTGCTGGGGCATGCCGATATTTCCACCACCCAGATTTACACCCATGTCGCGCGCGCGCGACTGAAAGCCCTGCACAGCGAGCATCATCCACGGGGCTGA
- a CDS encoding methylated-DNA--[protein]-cysteine S-methyltransferase produces the protein MWTLRFPFPDFSLGVRCSTDAVLEAAFLPVHSGEEGATVLANTVWQQLLQYRAQGQFCFTLPLQPEGTEHDRKVWQWLCQLPAGQPARYGEGAAVLGSSAQAVGNACGRNPIPLLIPCHRVVGQHGLGGFMQGRQEGPLSIKQWLLQHESRQASLFG, from the coding sequence ATGTGGACCCTGCGCTTCCCCTTTCCGGATTTCTCGCTAGGCGTACGCTGTAGCACCGATGCCGTGCTGGAAGCCGCCTTTTTGCCGGTGCATTCCGGCGAGGAGGGTGCGACTGTACTGGCCAATACGGTCTGGCAGCAGCTGCTGCAATATCGGGCGCAAGGCCAGTTCTGTTTCACGCTACCCTTGCAACCGGAGGGTACCGAGCATGATCGCAAGGTATGGCAATGGTTGTGCCAGTTACCGGCCGGGCAGCCCGCCCGCTATGGCGAGGGCGCGGCCGTGCTGGGTTCCAGCGCCCAGGCGGTGGGCAATGCCTGCGGGCGTAATCCGATTCCCTTGCTGATTCCTTGCCACCGGGTGGTGGGGCAGCATGGACTGGGGGGCTTCATGCAGGGCAGGCAGGAGGGCCCCCTGTCCATCAAGCAATGGCTACTGCAACATGAATCCCGACAAGCCAGCCTCTTCGGTTGA
- a CDS encoding potassium transporter Kup, whose amino-acid sequence MSSSSATSPQKAAGLIVGAIGVVYGDIGTSPLYTLKECFGGPHAIPFTADSIYGVLSLIFWALMIVVSIKYVVFIMRADNNGEGGILALMTLALRGTERKTTRWFLMVLGIFGASMFFGDGMITPAMSVLSAVEGLTLLNHEFEHYVVPASVVILFLLFAIQRFGTASVGKLFGPVMLLWFGSLAVLGLAQIVHHPEVLKAINPWYGLSFILAHKVQAFFVMGSVVLAITGAEALYADMGHFGRFPIRAAWFGFVMPSLVLNYFGQGALLIADPDAVKNPFYLLVPESYRWMMVILATCSAVIASQAVISGAFSVARQAVQLGYCPRLDILHTSEREIGQIYIPFINWVLMIIVLLLVLTYRSSSNLGAAYGIAVTTEMVMATILTFVVMRRIWKWHIGLISTGIALLLIVDIAFFSANAIKIPEGGWFPLVIGAVTFTLLTTWKRGRSILFKRLNEDSLPLEMFVESVGAHPPHVVEGTAVFMTGSKTGVPHALLHNLKHNKVLHERNVLLTITTEDIPYVPDIDRLRVQSLGHNFWQVEAIYGFKEEPDIHEILKISGEQHNLAFEMMETSFFLTRETLIASKVPGMAIWREKLFAWMSKNATKATDFFRIPTNRVVELGTQVEL is encoded by the coding sequence ATGAGTTCGTCCTCAGCCACCAGTCCGCAGAAAGCTGCCGGACTGATTGTGGGCGCAATCGGCGTGGTGTATGGCGATATCGGCACCAGCCCCTTGTATACCTTGAAAGAATGCTTTGGCGGGCCGCATGCGATTCCGTTCACGGCAGACAGCATTTACGGTGTGCTGTCACTGATCTTCTGGGCACTGATGATCGTTGTGTCCATCAAGTATGTGGTGTTCATCATGCGCGCCGACAACAATGGCGAGGGCGGGATTCTTGCGCTGATGACGCTGGCACTGCGTGGTACCGAGCGCAAGACCACCCGCTGGTTCCTGATGGTGCTGGGCATCTTTGGGGCGTCGATGTTTTTCGGCGATGGCATGATCACCCCGGCCATGTCAGTACTGTCCGCGGTAGAAGGCCTGACGCTGCTCAATCATGAGTTTGAGCACTATGTGGTGCCTGCCTCAGTGGTGATCCTGTTCCTGCTGTTTGCCATTCAGCGCTTTGGTACGGCCAGCGTCGGCAAGCTGTTCGGGCCAGTGATGCTGCTGTGGTTTGGCTCGCTGGCGGTGTTGGGTCTGGCGCAGATCGTGCATCACCCGGAAGTGCTGAAGGCGATTAACCCTTGGTACGGGCTCAGCTTCATCCTGGCGCACAAGGTGCAAGCTTTCTTTGTGATGGGCTCGGTGGTGCTGGCGATTACCGGTGCCGAGGCGCTGTATGCCGATATGGGCCACTTTGGCCGCTTCCCGATCCGGGCGGCGTGGTTTGGCTTTGTGATGCCCTCGCTGGTGCTGAACTACTTTGGGCAAGGGGCGCTGCTGATTGCGGATCCTGATGCGGTGAAGAATCCCTTCTACCTGCTGGTGCCGGAGTCGTATCGCTGGATGATGGTGATTCTGGCAACCTGCTCGGCGGTGATCGCGTCGCAGGCTGTCATCTCCGGCGCATTTTCGGTGGCAAGGCAGGCGGTGCAACTGGGCTATTGCCCACGGCTGGACATCCTGCACACGTCTGAACGGGAAATTGGTCAAATCTACATCCCCTTCATCAACTGGGTGTTGATGATCATCGTGTTGCTGCTGGTGCTGACCTATCGCTCCTCCAGCAATCTGGGTGCAGCCTACGGTATTGCGGTGACCACCGAAATGGTGATGGCCACCATCCTGACCTTTGTGGTGATGCGCCGCATCTGGAAGTGGCATATCGGCTTGATCAGTACCGGCATTGCGCTGCTGCTGATTGTCGACATCGCCTTCTTCTCGGCCAATGCCATCAAGATTCCGGAGGGCGGCTGGTTCCCGCTGGTGATTGGTGCGGTGACCTTTACCCTGCTGACCACCTGGAAACGTGGCCGCAGCATCCTGTTCAAACGCCTGAACGAAGACAGCCTGCCGCTGGAAATGTTTGTCGAGAGTGTCGGGGCCCATCCGCCGCATGTGGTGGAGGGAACCGCCGTGTTCATGACCGGCAGCAAGACCGGGGTACCGCATGCTCTGCTGCACAACCTGAAGCACAACAAGGTGTTGCATGAGCGCAACGTGCTGCTGACCATCACCACGGAGGATATTCCCTATGTGCCGGATATTGACCGGCTACGGGTGCAGAGCCTCGGCCATAATTTCTGGCAGGTGGAAGCCATTTACGGCTTCAAGGAAGAACCGGATATCCATGAGATTCTCAAGATCAGTGGCGAGCAGCACAACTTGGCTTTCGAGATGATGGAGACCTCCTTCTTCCTGACCCGTGAAACGCTGATTGCCAGCAAGGTGCCGGGTATGGCCATCTGGCGGGAGAAGCTGTTTGCCTGGATGTCGAAGAATGCGACCAAGGCGACAGACTTTTTCCGCATTCCGACCAACCGGGTGGTGGAGCTGGGTACACAAGTCGAGTTGTAA
- the rpsP gene encoding 30S ribosomal protein S16 translates to MVVIRLARGGAKNRPFYNVVVTDSRNRRDGRFVERIGFYNPVAAEGEEGLRLAQDRLAYWIGVGAQVSDSVAKLVKRTK, encoded by the coding sequence ATGGTCGTAATTCGTCTGGCTCGTGGCGGTGCAAAGAACCGTCCGTTCTACAACGTGGTGGTAACGGACTCCCGCAACCGTCGTGATGGCCGCTTCGTCGAGCGCATCGGTTTCTACAACCCGGTGGCTGCCGAGGGCGAGGAAGGCCTGCGTCTGGCTCAGGATCGTCTGGCCTACTGGATCGGTGTTGGCGCTCAAGTGTCCGACTCGGTTGCCAAGCTGGTCAAGCGCACCAAGTAA